The following are encoded in a window of Roseimaritima ulvae genomic DNA:
- the lptB gene encoding LPS export ABC transporter ATP-binding protein, which yields MDEPILQAIELQKTYGRRRVVDGVNLHVGEAEIVGLLGPNGAGKSTSFRMICGMVEPDRGRVILNGQDVTDWPMFRRARDGAMGYLPQEPSVFRKLTVEQNISSLFELLGLGRRERKQRTDQLLEEFNITHIRRSRAAGLSGGERRRLEIARCLVSDPRIVMLDEPFAGIDPVTVQSIQGVIHQLRDAGIAVLITDHAAREILGTVDRCYVISKGQVLIDGSPEEVKRHPQVRKEYLGDMDGAAQTTAAAASVIPAPHIRPAAPSTTLRRRVTDV from the coding sequence ATGGATGAACCAATCCTGCAAGCCATTGAGCTGCAAAAGACGTACGGTCGGCGGCGGGTCGTCGACGGCGTGAATCTGCACGTCGGTGAAGCCGAAATCGTGGGTCTGTTGGGGCCTAATGGCGCTGGCAAATCGACCAGTTTCCGGATGATTTGTGGAATGGTCGAACCAGATCGCGGGCGCGTGATTCTGAACGGTCAAGACGTTACCGACTGGCCGATGTTTCGGCGAGCCCGTGACGGCGCGATGGGCTACCTGCCTCAGGAACCCAGCGTGTTCCGCAAATTAACGGTCGAGCAGAACATTTCGTCGCTGTTTGAGTTGCTGGGATTGGGACGTCGCGAACGCAAACAACGCACCGATCAGTTGCTCGAGGAATTTAACATCACCCATATTCGTCGCAGTCGAGCGGCCGGGTTGTCGGGCGGTGAACGGCGACGCTTAGAGATTGCTCGATGCCTGGTTTCGGATCCTCGGATCGTAATGCTGGATGAACCGTTCGCCGGCATCGACCCGGTGACCGTGCAGTCGATCCAGGGGGTGATTCATCAGTTGCGTGACGCTGGGATCGCCGTGTTGATCACCGACCATGCGGCTCGTGAAATTCTGGGAACCGTCGATCGTTGTTATGTGATCAGCAAAGGGCAAGTGCTGATCGATGGCAGTCCCGAAGAGGTCAAGCGGCATCCACAGGTTCGCAAAGAGTACCTAGGCGACATGGACGGAGCCGCACAGACCACCGCAGCGGCGGCATCGGTAATACCCGCGCCGCATATTCGCCCCGCCGCCCCCTCGACCACTCTCCGCCGCCGCGTCACCGACGTCTAA
- a CDS encoding DUF1501 domain-containing protein — translation MILFFLCGGASHIDTWDMKPEAPAEYRGEFSATSTSAPGLQMCEHLPRLSKQAHHLAVVRSVGGSVSTNDHHAGYYYNLTGQVPDATFLSQGNDRRPYADDWPFMGSVVGSRRPRSGSLPGTISLPHMPSKAPYTRPGQFAARLGVEFDPLYVNGSVDEPLKFQAPSLMLAGDVTRDQLRSRAELLAKIDTARRQFDGVAASDLWKQHQQRTMNLLLSSQATTAFDVGLEPESIRNQYGSSLNATSLLLARRLVEAEIPFITVFWKENTAIAKQCKSAGGWDTHGNNFNCLKDHLLPEFDQAFAALVADLEQRGLLEQTLLLVTSEMGRKPKIGDPRSGGKSGAGRDHWTHCFSVLMAGGGIQGGQTYGSSDRFGEYPADNPVTPGRHCQDGVPRQRSHRFNRQRCPRPPLQPIGSRPRHHRSVLR, via the coding sequence GTGATCCTGTTCTTTTTGTGTGGCGGGGCTTCACACATCGATACTTGGGACATGAAGCCCGAGGCGCCGGCGGAATACCGTGGCGAGTTTTCGGCGACCAGCACGTCCGCGCCGGGTCTGCAGATGTGTGAGCACTTGCCGCGGTTGTCGAAACAGGCCCACCATCTTGCGGTCGTCCGGTCGGTCGGCGGAAGCGTCAGCACCAACGATCATCACGCGGGCTACTACTACAATCTGACGGGCCAGGTTCCCGACGCCACGTTCCTTTCCCAGGGAAACGACCGACGTCCCTACGCGGATGATTGGCCCTTCATGGGGTCCGTCGTCGGCTCGCGACGACCACGCTCAGGCAGCTTGCCGGGAACGATCTCCTTGCCGCACATGCCCAGCAAAGCTCCGTATACCCGGCCTGGTCAGTTTGCCGCCAGACTGGGTGTGGAATTTGATCCGCTGTACGTAAACGGGTCCGTCGACGAACCGCTCAAATTTCAAGCTCCCTCGTTGATGTTAGCCGGCGATGTGACGCGGGACCAACTGCGTTCGCGAGCGGAGTTGCTCGCCAAGATCGATACGGCTCGGCGTCAATTCGACGGCGTCGCGGCTTCGGATCTGTGGAAGCAACATCAGCAGCGAACCATGAACTTGCTGTTGTCATCTCAAGCCACGACCGCCTTTGACGTCGGATTGGAACCGGAATCGATTCGCAACCAGTACGGATCGTCGCTAAACGCAACCAGTTTGTTGCTGGCCCGACGACTGGTCGAAGCGGAAATCCCTTTCATCACGGTGTTTTGGAAAGAGAACACGGCGATCGCGAAACAATGCAAAAGCGCCGGGGGCTGGGATACGCACGGCAACAATTTTAACTGTTTGAAGGACCACCTGTTGCCCGAATTTGATCAAGCCTTCGCAGCCTTGGTGGCGGATCTCGAGCAGCGGGGATTGCTGGAGCAAACGTTGCTGCTGGTGACCAGTGAGATGGGACGGAAACCCAAAATCGGCGATCCCCGTTCGGGCGGTAAAAGCGGCGCCGGACGCGATCACTGGACGCATTGCTTCAGCGTCTTGATGGCCGGTGGTGGCATCCAAGGCGGACAAACGTATGGTTCCAGCGACCGATTTGGCGAATACCCAGCCGACAACCCGGTCACCCCGGGCCGACATTGCCAAGACGGTGTACCACGCCAGCGGAGTCACCGATTTAATCGCCAGCGATGCCCAAGGCCGCCCCTACAACCTATTGGAAGCCGGCCACGCCATCACCGATCTGTTTTGAGATAA